In the Sorghum bicolor cultivar BTx623 chromosome 4, Sorghum_bicolor_NCBIv3, whole genome shotgun sequence genome, CGCATCATGTTGCCAGCAAAACGTGAAGCATAGAGCGCTGCACCAAGACTGAGCGAAGTAGTGCCATCACTTACAATTGCTGCTTGTAACCTCTTCTCCTTCTCATATAAAGCCTCTTCCAGCTTCTTTCTGCAGTATCTGTGCCAAGCTGCCTGTATGAAGCAAGCAGCCCAGGTCCTCCATTGCTGTGAGTAAAATCGGAAGGTATGTTGGAGTTGTTTGCTGTGGAGCCTCCTGAattgtgtggcaacaaacttcAAGTCATCAGCCCTCAGAGCAAAAGCTTCAACTTCAGACAACGTCTTCACTGTCCTAGTTGAGCCAGGAAGATTTGAAGCTGAAGTGGGGTCAAGGGCCCATGTGAGGAGCTCTTCACCACAGAAGTCTCCACCTTTTAGAACATTAGAGTTGAAGAACCCAGTTTGTCCACCATTTGTTGTGGTACTCTCTAGTGTTCCTCTCATGATGAAGAGCATTTCATTCACTGGGTCACCTTCCCGAATGATGCAGCTTCCTTCTGTGTACAGCATAGGCTTCAGACGATCACACATGGCATCCAACAGTTGTTCATCCATGTTTTCAAACATTGGAACCTGCAAGCAGCAAAAGGTTAACCATGCTAATAACATAGTAAGGTATGGCAGCTGTTCATTAAAACGTGATATCAAAAGAAAGTAATATTGAATCAAGTATAAAGGGTATAGATCCCATCCAGAAATTTATAGGGTCAATAAAATCTTCAAATGTTATTAACTGTTATTCTTCAGATGTTATTAACTGCTATTCAACTTTCTATGGTCATGCAATGAAAGCTCATGTAAGGAATTTCCTGAAACACATCATATTGCAATTCAGACACATTTTGAAGGGAACTGGCATTGAGATGATAGAATGAAACATTCTAGTAACTTAATTTCCTTTTAAAAAAGAAGTTGGCAAAATATAACTAGCTTTGCAGAGATTCAAGAGAAAGTGAACGTCCATGCCGCATAGGCTACCAAAGGAAGCTAATCTCAGAATTTCCTTTTCTGTCAATATCTATTACCCAAGAACATTACAACATAAGAAAACCACACCTGGCACCTGCTAATCCAATGCTTAGCAGAACCATACAACATAAGAAACCAGGAGCTTCCATTTACGATTTGAAACACCTACTACTTCAAGAACTTGTGGTCCTTGGCGAATAAGGCTAGGCGCATGGTAACAAGTCAAAATATCCAGTCAGCATGGATGCTGCAGATAAATGTTATCTCAAGGAGAAAGTACTTGAGTGTTGTTAGTATATCAATAACCATTCAAGTATTCAACCATACACCACAAGATGAGCAAGGAGAAAACAAATCAGATAGAGGTTCAGGGTAGCACCTTCATGAGAAGCGACAAACAAAGATGTCTCTTTATTTCTCTTCTAAGATCCTTGGGAAGATTTTTAAGAAGGCCCTCTTCGTCAACCCCTCTTGTTTCTTGCCACCTATATTGTTCATGGTGCATAATCCGATCCTTGAGATTCTCAGGGAGTAACCTATGTGCCATCCACTGCTCTGTATCACGCCTTTTCACTCTCATTTCTTCTATACGCACAGAAGCTGACTGTAAATAGGTCTGCAATTcaccaaacaaaaaaagaaaactatatAATATGGCACACACAAAGCTTAGCTGACTAGTTAGTAGACAAGTAATTAATGGTTAAACTAATAGTTCCTGCCTCAAACTAAAATGATGAGGCtgttgtctttttatttttctcaaacACGGTTGTCTTCAGCTATGGCGTGGTAATGGTACACTGCAGGATAAATTTTTGGTAAACCAGAGATGATAAATAAAGGAAATGGACTGGTATAGCTAATTAATTATGGGTTATAATGAGAAGATCAATCAAAACATTTAGAAAAAAAGATCTAAACATGTATGTGCctattttatttttcaaaacaaCCAAGTTGTTACCAGCACCAGCTCTAATTAGAGGGATGATTGTGGTGTCAACTGCACGGTTAGCAACTATTGCAGACCTGGTACAGGGCATGGCCCCCACATTTATGACTACAGGCCTAAAATATATGGATCTAGCTGTTTGAGGCAAATATTAACATTGAAGGTAATAAAAGACAGcttatctttgaaaataaataaaatacggCTTCTGGTGCTTTCCAATTTCAGTTTTTTTCCATCAGTGTATTAAGGAAAAGCATTTAGTGCAGAATCACTTGAGCACTTAACTTCAGAGAATTATGTAAACAAAATGTTCCTGTATATTTGGTACTAGCATGGTGTGAATATTAAGATGGATGAGCTCAATCTATAGTCAGTTCCATTTTCACGTTCATATCCAATTAATTTGACTATAATCACGTGACTATGCATCAAAATTGTGCAGTGAGATTTTAGCACAACAGATTAGATCTGCAGGTGCACATCAAAAGATTCCTTTCGATATGTTGGCCTTATTAATACTAATTAGTACCACTTAATCGAATAACACACATTACAAGAAAATTTCAACAATGCCAAAATAGTGTCTGTACCTGCACATTACCAATAAGTAGTGCAAATAGAACCAAACCCGATGTCGAGACAAAAACAGCAAACAGATTCTCCAACGTATTAGTGCTTGTTTTCATGTTCTGGCCAAGGGAACTGCAATAAATAGACCAATATATAAATGTGCATTGACAGGGAAAAAAACTGGAAGCTAATTTTTCTCAAACCTTAGATTCTGTAGGCCCCACCAAAAGCAATAGAATAGTTTTTCAAAGAAACTTGTTGATTGTGAAACATTTTGGAGAGCTGGTAGAAAGATTCCAAATATCGGGTCTGGATTGGAATTGGAAGTGCTATTTGTTGGGCATGCACTTTGTAAGAAAGAATTATTTGCAAGTGGATGATACCCACAGTATAAAGATGTAAGCTCACAGCTAGTCTGATTGTTACATGCTTGTCTCCAACAGGTGTCTTCTCGCTGTATGGAAAGAATGTACCAAAGAGCTCCAAAGCCCTGAAAGTAGTTACAACATCAGTTTGTGATACCTTCACCACACACGTTAAAACATGGGTATTAAAATGCATTTTATCCGGAGGTTAGCCATCTCATTTAAGAGATTTATGGTGCTTGGGAATTATAATAACCATTCATTACCCAGATCCAATGGTTAAAACTTTAAAAATGAAAGGTACCTAGAGTTGTGGGCTGATACCACAAATATATGGACCAGGAACCAATTTAAAGATTAAGAGCAAGGGTATATTGGTATTTTCTCCTCTCGTCTTCTTATAGCAGGAGGGTAATTTAGTGCTAGATCTTCCATCATTGTTCATCCTTTCTTGAGTTTATGATATAACGGAGACCAAGGACGACGCTGTCTAAGCTTTAATGTACAGCAAGGCCAGGGTGATCTTGTCTGCATTTCAAAGAGAGCTGAGATGAAGAAGCAGAACAAATGACTAGGCAAGTGTTATGGCAGGTGG is a window encoding:
- the LOC8059045 gene encoding cyclic nucleotide-gated ion channel 1; its protein translation is MAGREERYVRFQDWKSEQSVSVTSDRVNSERGHTIFGLLKDTTAGAFSFLGNSSHSEALNKSGPEEKKSKTRVLDPQGPFLQRWNKIFVISCLFAVFVDPLFLYIPVIDGGKNCLYLDKKLETVASILRFFTDIFYLLHMLFQFRTGFIAPSSRVFGRGVLVKDTFAIAKRYISTLFLVDFLAVLPLPQVFVLVVLPTLQGPEVMKAKIVLLVIIICQYVPRLLRIIPLYLQITRSAGILTETAWAGAAFNLIIYMLASHGFGALWYILSIQREDTCWRQACNNQTSCELTSLYCGYHPLANNSFLQSACPTNSTSNSNPDPIFGIFLPALQNVSQSTSFFEKLFYCFWWGLQNLSSLGQNMKTSTNTLENLFAVFVSTSGLVLFALLIGNVQTYLQSASVRIEEMRVKRRDTEQWMAHRLLPENLKDRIMHHEQYRWQETRGVDEEGLLKNLPKDLRREIKRHLCLSLLMKVPMFENMDEQLLDAMCDRLKPMLYTEGSCIIREGDPVNEMLFIMRGTLESTTTNGGQTGFFNSNVLKGGDFCGEELLTWALDPTSASNLPGSTRTVKTLSEVEAFALRADDLKFVATQFRRLHSKQLQHTFRFYSQQWRTWAACFIQAAWHRYCRKKLEEALYEKEKRLQAAIVSDGTTSLSLGAALYASRFAGNMMRILRRNATRKARLQERVPARLLQKPAEPNFFAEDS